A genomic stretch from Anas platyrhynchos isolate ZD024472 breed Pekin duck chromosome 39, IASCAAS_PekinDuck_T2T, whole genome shotgun sequence includes:
- the LOC140001221 gene encoding olfactory receptor 14J1-like produces MPNSSTVSEFLLLPFTDTRELQLLHFALFLGIYLAALLGNGLILSAVACHHRLHTPMYFFLLNLALLDLGCISTTLPKAMANALWDTRAISYQGCAVQVFFFVFLVGAEYSLLTVMAYDRYIAICMPLHYGSLLGSRACAQMAAAAWGSGFLNAVLHTATTFSLPLCHGNAVDRFFCEIPHILKLSCSNAYLREVGALGFSFSLAFGCFVFIVVSYVQIFRAVLRMPSSQGWHKAFSTCLPHLAVVSLFVSTAVFAYLMPNSISSPSLDLVVSFLYSVVPPAVNPVIYSMRNRELKEALRKPWI; encoded by the coding sequence atgcccaacagcagcactgtgagcgagttcctcctgctgccattcacagacacgcgcgagctgcagctcctgcacttcgcgctcttcctgggcatctacctggctgccctcctgggcaacggcctcatcctcagcgccgtagcctgccaccaccgcctccacacacccatgtacttcttcctcctcaacctcgccctcctcgacctgggctgcatctccaccactctgcccaaagccatggccaatgccctctgggacaccagggccatctcctatcaaggatgtgctgtgcaggtcttcttttttgtcttcttggttggagcagagtattcccttcttacagtcatggcctacgaccggtACATTGCTATCTGCatgcccctgcactacgggagtctcctgggcagcagagcttgtgcccagatggcagcagctgcctggggcagtggctttctcaatgctgtcctgcacacagccactacattttccctgcccctttgccatggcaatgctgtggaccggttcttctgtgaaatcccccacatcctcaagctctcctgctcaaatGCCTACCTGAGGGAAGTTGGGGCACTCGggtttagtttttctttggcctttggttgttttgttttcattgtggtgtcctatgtgcagattttcagggcagtgctgaggatgccctcttctcagggctggcacaaagccttttccacgtgcctccctcacctggccgtcgtctccctgtttgtcagcactgcCGTGTTTGCCTACCTGATGCCCAACTCAATCTCTTCGCCATCCCTTGACCtggtggtgtcatttctgtactcagtggtgcctccagcagtgaaccccgtcatctacagcatgaggaacaggGAGCTCAAGGAAGCCTTGAGGAAACCCTGGATATAG